Genomic window (Streptomyces liliiviolaceus):
GCCCCCGGCGGGCACCGGGGAGCCTGAGCCGGCCACGGAGACCGCCGCGCAGCCCACGCCGACCTCTACGACCCCCGGCAGGTGACGGAAGTGTCCGACAGGGAACCCCCGCGCCGCAGGGTGCCCGCGCCCGCCCGGTCCTCGAAACCCGGCGGGTCCGCCCGCCCCGCCAAACCCGGCAGCCAGCGCCGCCCCGGACCCGGCGCGCGGCCCGCCCGCCGCCCCGCGCAGCCCCGCACCAAGGCGCCGCGCGTCATCCGGCTGGGCAGCCCCCGCCCGCGGCTGCGCCTGGTCAGCCTCGCCCTGGCCCTCGTACTGATCGCCTTCGTCGTGCGGCTCCTCCAGGTGCAGGCGGTCGACGCGAGCGAGTACACCGCCAAGGCGGAGAAGAACCGGTACCTCAGCCGCACCCTGGCCGCCGCGCGCGGCGGGATCACCGACCGCAACGGCGTCGACCTGGCGATCAGCGTGGACGCCAACGACATCACCGCCGACCCCACGCTCTTCACGAAGAAGGCGACGAAGACCGGCGACGCCCCCGAGCAGGCCGCCGCCCTGCTCGGCCCGATCCTCGGCAAGGACACCGACGAACTCGCCGCCAAGCTCCGGACGAAGAAGACCCGCTACGTAGTGCTCGCCCGCCGCCAGACCCCCCAGGTCTGGACGCAGATCAAGGACCTCAAGAGCACCCTCGCCGAGAAGGCAGGCGAAGGCGGCCCCGCGAACATCCTGGCGGGCGTCCTCCAGGAGCCCAGCAGCAAGCGGGTCTACCCGAACGGCGATCTCGGCGCCGGGATACTGGGCTGGGTCAACGCCGACGGCAAGGGCGGCGGCGGCATCGAGCAGCAGCTCAACGGAGACCTGTCCGGCAAGGACGGCGAGATCCGCTACGCCCAGTCCGGCGGACGGCAGGTCCCGACCGCCGGTTCCACCGAGAAGCCCGCGGTGGCCGGCTCGGAGGTGGAGCTGACGATCGACCGCGACATCCAGTGGGCCGCGCAGCACGCCATCGCCGAGCAGGTCGGGAAGTCCAAGGCGGACCGCGGGTACGTCATAGTGCAGGACAACAGGACCGGCGAGATCCTCGCGATGGCCAACTCGCCCGGCTTCGACCCGAACGACCTGTCCGAGGCCGACGGGGGAGCCCTGCACAACTGGGGCCTGGAGGACGCGTACGAGCCCGGCTCCACCGCCAAGGTGATGTCGATGGCAGCCGTCCTGGAGGAGGGCGCCGCCACCCCCGGCACGCACGTCACCGTGCCCAACCGGCTGCACCGCGGCGACCGGCTCTTCAAGGACGACATCGACCACCCGACCTGGTACCTGACGCTCAACGGCGTCCTCGCCAAGTCCAGCAACATCGGCACCATCCTGGCCACCGGACAGCTCGGCAAGACGCAGGCGGCGGCCAACAAGGTCCTCTACTCCTACCTGCGCAAGTTCGGCATCGGCGGCTACACCGGCCTGGACTTCCCCGGCGAGACCAAGGGCATCCTCGCCCCCGCCGACCAGTGGTCGACCTCCCAGCAGTACACGATTCCTTTCGGCCAGGGCGTGTCCGTCAACGCGATGCAGGCGGCCTCCGTCTACTCGACGATCGCCAACGGCGGCGTACGCGTGGAACCGACGCTCGTCCGCGGCACGAAGGGAGCCGACGGACGATTCACCCCGGCCGCCGAGCCAAAGAAGACAAGAGTCGTCAGCGAGAAGACTGCGAAGACCCTGGCGCACATGCTGGAGTCCGTCGTGGACGACGAGGAGGGCACCGGCACCAAGGCGCGTATCCCCGGCTACCGCGTGGCGGGCAAGACCGGCACGGCCAACCGTGTGGATCCGGCCACCGGCCGCTACCGCGGCTACACCTCGTCCTTCGCGGGATTCGCGCCCGCCGACAACCCCCGCGTCACCGTGTACTGCGCCATCCAGAACGCCACCAAGGGCAGCTACTTCGGCGGCCAGATCTGCGGACCCGTCTACAAGGAGGTCCTGGAATTCGCACTGAAGACCCTCCAGGTACCGCCCACCGGCGACACCGCCGACAGACTCCCCGTCACCTTCACGCCCTGACCGACGCCGGCCACGCCTTCACCGGCACCCCTCGGCACTGCCCGGGACACCCCGTGCACCGCCCGGAACACCGACCAGGAACAAGCTCGTGACAACGATCACTCCCGACTCCGGCAACGACGGCCCGCCGTCCGCCCCGCCACGCCCCTCGCTTCGCTCCGGCGGGGGTGTGCCCGGTACGCTCACCGCCGTGCCACACGCCGATCAGTCCCAAACCACCCAGAAGGGCGTCCCTGTGACATATCCGGGGCCGCCGCGACCGGTTCAGAACCCCGCCACACCCCTCGCGGAGCTCGCCGGTCAGCTGGGTGCGGACCACCCAGGAAGCGCCGCGGACGCCGCCGGGGTCACGGGCATCACCCATGACTCCCGCGCCGTCCGGCCGGGCGACGTCTACGCCGCGCTGCCCGGCGCCCGGATGCACGGCGCCGACTTCGTGACGCAGGCCGCCGGCCTCGGCGCCGTCGCCGTGCTGACCGACCCGACGGGAGCCGACCGGGCCCGCGCCACCGGCCTGCCGGTCCTCGTCGTGGACGACCCGCGCGGATCGATGGGCGAGCTGGCCGCCTCCATCTACGGCCACCCCGGCCGCGACCTGCTGCAGATCGGCATCACCGGCACGTCCGGCAAGACCACCACGGCGTACCTCGTCGAGGGCGGCCTCAAGGGCGTCCGCAGCACCGGTCTGATCGGCACCGTGGAGATGCGCATCGGTGACGAGCGCATCAAGTCGGAGCGCACCACCCCCGAGGCCACCGACCTCCAGGCGCTGTTCGCGGTCATGCGCGAGCGCGGTGTCGAGGCGGTCGTCATGGAGGTCTCCAGCCACGCCCTGGTCCTCGGCCGGGTCGACGGCTGCGTCTTCGACATCGCGGTCTTCAACAACCTCAGCCCGGAACACATGGAGTTCCACTCGGGCATGGAGGACTACTTCCAGGCCAAGGCGCAGCTGTTCACGCCGGAGCGCAGCAGGCTCGGCGTGGTCAACCTCGACGACGAATACGGCCGCAGGCT
Coding sequences:
- a CDS encoding peptidoglycan D,D-transpeptidase FtsI family protein, which gives rise to MSDREPPRRRVPAPARSSKPGGSARPAKPGSQRRPGPGARPARRPAQPRTKAPRVIRLGSPRPRLRLVSLALALVLIAFVVRLLQVQAVDASEYTAKAEKNRYLSRTLAAARGGITDRNGVDLAISVDANDITADPTLFTKKATKTGDAPEQAAALLGPILGKDTDELAAKLRTKKTRYVVLARRQTPQVWTQIKDLKSTLAEKAGEGGPANILAGVLQEPSSKRVYPNGDLGAGILGWVNADGKGGGGIEQQLNGDLSGKDGEIRYAQSGGRQVPTAGSTEKPAVAGSEVELTIDRDIQWAAQHAIAEQVGKSKADRGYVIVQDNRTGEILAMANSPGFDPNDLSEADGGALHNWGLEDAYEPGSTAKVMSMAAVLEEGAATPGTHVTVPNRLHRGDRLFKDDIDHPTWYLTLNGVLAKSSNIGTILATGQLGKTQAAANKVLYSYLRKFGIGGYTGLDFPGETKGILAPADQWSTSQQYTIPFGQGVSVNAMQAASVYSTIANGGVRVEPTLVRGTKGADGRFTPAAEPKKTRVVSEKTAKTLAHMLESVVDDEEGTGTKARIPGYRVAGKTGTANRVDPATGRYRGYTSSFAGFAPADNPRVTVYCAIQNATKGSYFGGQICGPVYKEVLEFALKTLQVPPTGDTADRLPVTFTP
- a CDS encoding UDP-N-acetylmuramoyl-L-alanyl-D-glutamate--2,6-diaminopimelate ligase, with amino-acid sequence MTTITPDSGNDGPPSAPPRPSLRSGGGVPGTLTAVPHADQSQTTQKGVPVTYPGPPRPVQNPATPLAELAGQLGADHPGSAADAAGVTGITHDSRAVRPGDVYAALPGARMHGADFVTQAAGLGAVAVLTDPTGADRARATGLPVLVVDDPRGSMGELAASIYGHPGRDLLQIGITGTSGKTTTAYLVEGGLKGVRSTGLIGTVEMRIGDERIKSERTTPEATDLQALFAVMRERGVEAVVMEVSSHALVLGRVDGCVFDIAVFNNLSPEHMEFHSGMEDYFQAKAQLFTPERSRLGVVNLDDEYGRRLVKESGVPVVTFSAEGHPDADWRAEDVRVGPMDSVFVAVGPKDERITAKSPLAGTFNVANTLAAIVALAAAGIDPQTAADGIAAVPGVPGRLERVDAGQPYLAVVDYAHKTDAVESVLKALRKVTEGRLHIVLGCGGDRDKTKRMPMGAAAVRLSDTATLTSDNPRGEDPLAILATMLAGAAEVPAHERGEVQVFEDRAAAIAAAVARAQPGDTVLIAGKGHEQGQDIAGVIRPFDDRQVLRAAIQKTQG